In Anaerolineae bacterium, a single genomic region encodes these proteins:
- a CDS encoding UbiX family flavin prenyltransferase, whose translation MRIVVGVTGASGAPLALRLLENLSDHEVHLIVSKIAREVIRLELGENVYLPCSYSYEEDDFSSPLASSSFLIDAMVVIPCSMKTLAAIAHGYASNLITRAAENALRLGKPLILVPRETPLSLMDIDNMRKVKQAGGIILPAMVAYYHKPRSVDDITNFIVGKVLDVLGIEHKLYTRWAEVKPPPS comes from the coding sequence TTGCGGATCGTGGTAGGTGTAACCGGGGCTTCAGGAGCTCCACTGGCTCTGAGATTGCTCGAAAATCTCTCAGACCATGAGGTCCACCTTATAGTTTCCAAAATCGCCAGAGAGGTTATAAGACTGGAATTAGGGGAAAATGTCTATCTCCCTTGCTCGTATTCCTACGAAGAGGATGATTTTTCCTCCCCCCTGGCCAGCTCTTCTTTCCTCATAGATGCGATGGTGGTAATACCCTGCTCCATGAAAACCCTCGCAGCTATAGCTCACGGCTATGCCAGCAATCTCATTACAAGAGCAGCCGAGAACGCTCTCAGATTGGGAAAGCCTCTTATCCTGGTCCCAAGGGAAACGCCCCTTTCACTCATGGATATTGATAACATGCGAAAGGTAAAACAAGCTGGGGGTATAATTCTCCCCGCCATGGTGGCCTATTACCATAAGCCTCGCTCAGTGGATGATATAACCAATTTTATTGTGGGAAAAGTGTTGGATGTTTTAGGGATTGAGCACAAGCTTTACACCAGATGGGCAGAAGTTAAGCCGCCGCCTTCTTAA